The Haloterrigena turkmenica DSM 5511 genome includes the window TCGTCACGCCGGGGAAGGCCGGCGAGGTCTGGAAGGCGTGGTTCCTCCGGGACAAGCGCGGCGTGCCGGCGAGCGAGACCACCTCCGTCGTCGGCGCCGAGCGCGTCACGGACCTCGTCGCGCTGAGCGCGATGGCTGCGCTCGGCCTGCTGGTCTACAGCCGGTCGTCGCTTCCCATCGTCATCGTCCTCGGCGTCATCGCGGTCGGTATCGGCCTACTCCAGTGGCGGCGGGCCTGTCTGGCGATCCTCGGCCGACTCGAGTCGCTTCCGGTCGTCGGCGAGCACGCGACCGAACTCGAACGGTTCTACGAGAGCGCGTACCGGCTGTTCCAGATCCGACCGCTGGTTGTCGCGACGCTGCTCAGTCTCGCGGCGTGGGGGTTAGAGGGCGTCGCGCTCTGGCTGGTCCTCGAGGGATTCGGCGTCGAAGCCACCGTCGTCATCGGCCTGTTCGTCTTCGGCCTCGGGTCGGTCGTCGGCGCGGTGTCGATGCTCCCCGGCGGACTCGCCGCGGCGGAGGCGTCGATGGTCGGCGTGCTGGTCACGTTCGGCTACCCCGAAGCCGTCGCGGCCGCCGCCACGGTCGTGATCCGCGTGGGGACGCTGTGGTACGCCGCGGCGCTCGGTACGACCGTGTTTCTCGCGTACAAGGCGACTCGCTGAACGGTCGACGGCCGGCCGCTCACTCCGCAGCGAGTCGTTCACGGGCTCCGATACCGATAGCGGCGGTAAAATCGAGGGCCGGCCGGAATCAGTCGCTCCGCCGGTAGAATGGCAGTCGGAACCGAACGCCGGCGTCGCGGAGCCGCCACCTGGTCTCCATCCCGAGCCACGCCAGCCCGGTCAGGATTGCGATGCCGATGGCGGCGAACTCGTTCGCCCCCATCCAGATCGGCGTCGCGAACAGGAGACCGTTGTGGATCCGGTGCGGGAGGATGTTCTCGAGGACGTCACCGGCCCAGCCGAGCGGGTCGAAGCCGAAGAGACCGTCGTCATCGCCCCCGCCTCCGCCGCCGCTATCGTCGTCCGTCCGGGACTCGAGGCCGAGTGCCTGGGCGCTCTGCCCGCCCTCGCTTTCGGCGCCGGTCTCGAGGCGTTCCGCCTCGTAGGGGAGGGTCGATCCGACTTCCCAGACGATGTCGCCGGACTCGTTGACCTCAATCACGCGGTTGCCGTGACTGTCGGCGATGAGCGTGTTCCCGTTGGGGAGTCGGTCGGCGTCGCGGGGCCACTGAATCCGGTCGTCCTCCCACTCCCAGGTGCGGTTCCACTCGCCGTCCTCGCGCTGGAACTCTTGGATGCGGCCGTTCTCGGAGTCGGCGACGAGGACGGCCGGGCCGCCCTGCGATTCGGGGATGTAGTCGGGGTTGTGCTGTTCGTACTGGACGTCGTAGTCGTTCTCGCTCCCGAGCGTCCAGCCCTCGACCAGCCCCTCCTCCCGATCGAGGAAGACGACCTGGTCCTGATTTCGGAGGCTGGCCATGATCCGTCCTTCGTGTTGGCCCTCGTCGATGTACTCGACGTCGTTGATGTGGGCCCAGTCGCCGGGGTACGGACCACCTTCGTCGACGGGGAAGTCGCTCTGGGCGTCCCAGAGCCACTCGACGACCTCCGTCTCGGTGTTCACGATGAACACCTGGTCGGCGACGATGTCGGCGACGACCACGTGCGTCTCGTTGATGCGGTCCGAGTCGTGCCACTCGCCGGCTGTCTCCTTGTAGTCGTAGCGCTTGTAAACGACCTCGGGTTCGGGGTTCTCCTCCTCGAGGTCGACGCGTTCGATGACGTTCAGCGCACACGGCGGGTCGCTGCAGGTCGGCCCCTCGCTG containing:
- a CDS encoding lysylphosphatidylglycerol synthase transmembrane domain-containing protein — protein: MTTSGEAEGVGATVVDRCWRAVREHGVWLTALLSVVVFLGLAAYADVGDVTNALATLRWRTFATVIGLTTVGYGFRFAKWHYYLRRLEVDVPLEASAVTFFSGLMMVVTPGKAGEVWKAWFLRDKRGVPASETTSVVGAERVTDLVALSAMAALGLLVYSRSSLPIVIVLGVIAVGIGLLQWRRACLAILGRLESLPVVGEHATELERFYESAYRLFQIRPLVVATLLSLAAWGLEGVALWLVLEGFGVEATVVIGLFVFGLGSVVGAVSMLPGGLAAAEASMVGVLVTFGYPEAVAAAATVVIRVGTLWYAAALGTTVFLAYKATR
- a CDS encoding aryl-sulfate sulfotransferase is translated as MVDRSQSPLAAVRSGVSRGRSALSRNRLRVVFLAVILLSAAAVASASMNDDLSTASAEEVPEAPETENHTVVTESGRAGTITVYSPDGEVAYYDNTRTKYFDADPVEGDPMTIEYTATDTIHSEGPTCSDPPCALNVIERVDLEEENPEPEVVYKRYDYKETAGEWHDSDRINETHVVVADIVADQVFIVNTETEVVEWLWDAQSDFPVDEGGPYPGDWAHINDVEYIDEGQHEGRIMASLRNQDQVVFLDREEGLVEGWTLGSENDYDVQYEQHNPDYIPESQGGPAVLVADSENGRIQEFQREDGEWNRTWEWEDDRIQWPRDADRLPNGNTLIADSHGNRVIEVNESGDIVWEVGSTLPYEAERLETGAESEGGQSAQALGLESRTDDDSGGGGGGDDDGLFGFDPLGWAGDVLENILPHRIHNGLLFATPIWMGANEFAAIGIAILTGLAWLGMETRWRLRDAGVRFRLPFYRRSD